One window of Chamaesiphon minutus PCC 6605 genomic DNA carries:
- the rplS gene encoding 50S ribosomal protein L19: MKAQEIIRSIEAEYLKSDLPTLHVGDTVRVGVKIQEGNKERVQPYEGIIIATRNGGINETITVRRVFQGIGVERVFLLHSPKIDSVKVIRRGKVRRAKLFYLRERVGKATRVKQRFDRPLE; the protein is encoded by the coding sequence ATGAAAGCTCAGGAAATTATTCGCTCGATCGAAGCGGAGTATCTAAAATCCGATCTGCCTACCCTTCACGTGGGCGACACCGTCCGTGTGGGCGTAAAAATTCAAGAAGGTAACAAAGAACGGGTGCAACCCTACGAAGGCATTATTATTGCTACTCGTAATGGTGGCATTAATGAAACTATTACTGTCCGTCGTGTCTTTCAAGGTATCGGCGTGGAACGGGTATTCCTGTTGCACTCCCCCAAAATTGATAGCGTCAAAGTAATTCGTCGCGGTAAAGTCCGTCGTGCGAAACTGTTTTATCTTCGCGAGCGCGTCGGTAAAGCAACTCGCGTCAAACAGCGGTTCGATCGTCCCTTGGAATAA
- a CDS encoding DUF6464 family protein — MTELASMPTEVILTQSREVLTKIYLDWTPQPGNYLDLDGKTYAVLERRHRYHLQSGRYKLHKVALYVQSATRPEEQSLIDGQWVIGDATCKYNARSILIRCAIHPTGPCEGCRFRE, encoded by the coding sequence ATGACGGAACTAGCGTCAATGCCTACTGAGGTAATTTTGACCCAATCGCGCGAAGTACTAACTAAAATTTATCTGGATTGGACGCCACAACCAGGTAATTATCTCGATCTCGATGGCAAGACCTATGCCGTGCTAGAACGTCGTCACCGCTATCATTTACAATCCGGTCGCTATAAGTTACACAAAGTTGCTCTATACGTCCAATCGGCGACTCGTCCTGAAGAACAGAGTCTCATCGACGGCCAATGGGTTATTGGCGATGCTACTTGTAAGTATAATGCTCGATCGATTCTGATTCGCTGTGCGATTCATCCGACCGGGCCATGTGAGGGCTGTCGGTTTCGGGAGTAG